One stretch of Buteo buteo chromosome Z, bButBut1.hap1.1, whole genome shotgun sequence DNA includes these proteins:
- the TIMM50 gene encoding mitochondrial import inner membrane translocase subunit TIM50, with protein sequence MAAAAGRAVVACGARAALGARRVRAALGRAVSGTAGTDAVLRERLRRHQAAEGPLGHTPSPEEEEEEERRRRERMAAARRLALRLAGLLGAGTGVALVYIFGSNAVDEHGAKIPDEFDGDPVGIQQLRRTYKYFKDYRQMIIEPTSPKLLPDPLREPYYQPPYTLVIELTDVLLHPEWSLVTGWRFKKRPGIESLLQQLAPLYEIVVFTSETGMTAFPLIDSVDPHGFISYRLFRDATRYMDGHHVKDISCLNRDPAKVVVVDCRREAFCLQPYNGLALPRWDGSSDDRALYDLTAFLKTIALSGVEDVRTVLENYALEEDPLAAFKRRRSQLEEEEQQRLAELAQGKKPTGLFLGALAGRLWPRSKQQ encoded by the exons atggcggcggcggcggggcgggcggtggTGGCCTGCGGGGCCCGCGCTGCCCTGGGGGCCCGGCGGGTCCGGGCCGCGCTGGGTCGGGCCGTCAGCGGCACCGCCGGCACCGACGCGGTGCTGCGGGAGCGGCTGCGGCGGCACCAG GCAGCAGAAGGACCCCTGGGACACACCCCCAgcccagaggaggaggaggaggaagagcggcggcggcgggagcggatGGCGGCCGCCCGGCGGTTAGCCCTGCGCTTGGCGGggctgctgggtgctggcacCGGCGTGGCACTCGTCTACATCTTCG GCAGCAACGCGGTGGATGAGCACGGTGCCAAG ATTCCCGATGAGTTCGATGGTG ACCCTGTGGGCATCCAGCAGCTCCGCAGGACCTACAAGTATTTCAAGGACTACAGGCAG ATGATCATCGAGCCCACCAGTCCCAAGCTGCTGCCGGACCCCCTGCGCGAACCCTACTACCAGCCCCCCTACACCCTCGTCATCGAGCTCACTGACGTCCTGCTGCACCCCGAGTGGTCG ctcGTCACTGGCTGGCGCTTCAAGAAGCGCCCGGGCATCGAGagcctcctgcagcagcttgcACCCCTCTACGAGATAGTTGTCTTCACCTCTGAAACTGGCATG ACCGCCTTCCCCCTCATTGACAGCGTGGACCCCCACGGCTTCATCTCCTACCGTCTCTTCCGTGATGCCACCCGCTATATGGATGGGCACCACGTCAAG gacaTCTCCTGCCTCAACAGAGACCCGGcgaaggtggtggtggtggattGCCGGAGAGAAGCCTTCTGCCTACAGCCCTACAACGGGTTGGCGCTGCCCCGCTGGGATGGCAGCTCCGACGACCGCGCGCTCTACGACCTCACCGCTTTCCTCAAAA CTATTGCCCTCAGTGGGGTGGAGGATGTCCGGACGGTGCTGGAGAATTACGCGCTGGAGGAGGATCCGCTGGCGGCTTTTAAACGACGCCGGTCgcagctggaggag gaggagcagcagcgcCTGGCCGAGCTGGCGCAGGGCAAGAAGCCGACGGGGCTTTTCCTGGGTGCCCTGGCCGGCCGCCTCTGGCCACGCTCCAAGCAGCAGTGA